The following proteins come from a genomic window of Methanobacterium bryantii:
- a CDS encoding AIM24 family protein, with protein MNCSNCGEDIGEAKFCPQCGSKVEEILVAEETPVEVSSEKYCPECNVIVEEANFCPDCGGKTEPAPKEELETKVEKNTNYASKYSVQAFLDRTAEKFEGNEIFELENDYLLDVNLNGKVWAKLGSMVAYTGEVKFKKQSSLEGGIDKFIMKKVSGESSKLMSASGYGNVFLADDGKRVTILNLEGSRLYVNGNDILAFEENIDWDIKMMSGAGSMSGGMFNIRLQGYGMIAITTHYTPITLAVTPDRPVYTDPNATVAWSDGLSIDYKTDVNLGTLLGRSSGETFQMAFRGNGFVIIQPYEETAVGLG; from the coding sequence ATGAATTGTTCAAATTGTGGAGAAGATATTGGGGAAGCTAAATTTTGCCCGCAGTGCGGTAGCAAGGTAGAAGAAATCCTGGTTGCTGAAGAAACACCTGTAGAAGTTTCATCTGAAAAATACTGTCCTGAATGCAATGTAATAGTTGAAGAAGCTAATTTTTGCCCAGATTGCGGTGGAAAAACAGAACCCGCTCCAAAAGAAGAATTAGAAACAAAAGTTGAAAAAAACACCAATTACGCAAGTAAATACTCAGTTCAAGCGTTTTTAGACAGAACTGCTGAAAAATTCGAAGGTAATGAAATATTCGAACTTGAAAACGATTACCTGCTTGATGTTAATCTTAATGGTAAAGTTTGGGCAAAACTGGGATCTATGGTAGCCTACACTGGTGAAGTGAAATTTAAAAAGCAGAGTTCCCTTGAAGGGGGAATTGATAAATTTATAATGAAAAAAGTTAGCGGTGAAAGCAGTAAGCTTATGTCCGCATCAGGATATGGAAACGTATTTCTCGCCGATGACGGTAAAAGAGTAACCATTCTAAACCTTGAAGGCAGCAGGTTATATGTAAATGGAAACGATATCCTTGCATTTGAAGAAAACATCGACTGGGATATTAAAATGATGTCGGGTGCTGGTTCAATGTCCGGAGGAATGTTCAATATAAGACTCCAGGGATATGGAATGATAGCCATAACAACTCATTATACTCCCATAACACTTGCAGTAACCCCCGACAGGCCAGTTTATACTGATCCAAATGCGACAGTAGCATGGTCTGACGGATTATCCATTGACTACAAAACAGATGTGAATTTAGGTACATTACTAGGTAGAAGCAGCGGCGAAACATTCCAGATGGCCTTTAGAGGCAATGGTTTTGTAATTATTCAGCCTTACGAAGAAACTGCTGTAGGCCTTGGTTAA
- the cofH gene encoding 5-amino-6-(D-ribitylamino)uracil--L-tyrosine 4-hydroxyphenyl transferase CofH encodes MMEDIYERSLAGEITKEDALKLVDSNPFQLFDTADRLRQELVGDEVTFVANKAIDITDHCMIGCAFCSFRDHIGYEMTTEEVLESIKEAKDIKATEICLFGGIMPHMTVDYYCDLISTIKSEYDICLHALSPVEIYQTAKSSEISTYDALKALKKAGMDTMTGASAEILVDSVREQICPKKVTTDEWVNIIKEAHSLGIPTTSTIMYGSVETWEDRIDHMMILRDIQRETGGFTELVPMTFLNQNNELGQISEGASGMEDLKVHAIARILFGRDMPNIQVSWIKMGIRASQIALHCGANDLGGTMMEDKISIAAGASDGDYLPRERMIEIIEDIGRIPVERTTTYERV; translated from the coding sequence ATGATGGAAGACATATATGAACGCTCACTTGCTGGAGAAATTACAAAAGAAGACGCTTTAAAGCTTGTAGATTCAAATCCATTCCAGTTATTTGATACTGCTGACAGGTTGCGCCAGGAACTTGTAGGTGATGAGGTTACCTTCGTCGCCAACAAAGCCATAGATATTACAGATCACTGCATGATTGGATGTGCTTTTTGCTCTTTTAGAGACCATATTGGATATGAAATGACAACCGAAGAAGTACTGGAAAGTATTAAAGAAGCAAAAGACATAAAGGCCACTGAAATCTGCTTATTCGGCGGCATTATGCCCCACATGACAGTGGACTATTACTGTGATCTTATCAGTACGATCAAGTCAGAATATGATATCTGTCTTCACGCATTGTCCCCTGTAGAAATTTATCAGACCGCAAAATCATCGGAAATAAGCACATATGATGCTTTAAAGGCCCTTAAAAAAGCAGGGATGGACACCATGACAGGTGCATCTGCAGAAATCCTTGTAGATTCTGTAAGAGAACAAATATGTCCTAAAAAGGTCACAACAGACGAATGGGTGAACATAATTAAAGAAGCCCATAGTTTAGGCATTCCAACCACATCCACCATCATGTACGGCAGCGTAGAAACATGGGAAGACCGTATTGACCACATGATGATACTCAGAGATATACAGCGTGAAACAGGGGGCTTTACAGAACTCGTCCCAATGACATTCTTAAATCAAAACAATGAACTGGGCCAAATATCAGAAGGTGCCAGCGGAATGGAGGATCTGAAAGTGCATGCAATTGCAAGGATTCTCTTTGGTAGAGACATGCCCAATATTCAAGTTTCATGGATAAAAATGGGTATTAGGGCATCACAAATAGCTCTACACTGCGGGGCAAATGATTTAGGAGGCACCATGATGGAAGATAAAATATCTATAGCTGCAGGTGCATCAGACGGAGATTATTTACCTCGAGAACGGATGATTGAAATTATAGAAGATATAGGGCGGATACCAGTAGAACGTACCACTACCTATGAACGTGTTTAA
- a CDS encoding ArnT family glycosyltransferase, producing the protein MPNLFTRAQKFRLDFLIPLILGLLVIITRLPFTSKFLYEWDSVNYSLAFENYNILQQQPHPPGYLLYVALGKAVNYLFNDPNISMIFLSILFSILSVILVYFMAKDIFSRKAGIISSLLLIFNPFIWFYGEIASIYIFEAFFSILIAYSSYKLFKGNEKFIYISAFVLGLSGGFRTDILEFMLPLWIFCIWSARIYYTKIVKGLLIFVIALLLWLLPSVILTGGLESYIHILRYTSEAASYTSLIFGASISQQILNTGVCIIWSLVGLTLIGILISALFLIYHRGNLKSKVIYYLKKPLNTFFLLWIIPSFLFYLFIYIVKPGYLLTVLPAVMILLSYIIIRISSDIHFNFPKISKKHALGFILLIYVISNTIYFVYPYNLHNDQIWETPTDKMETNQEIWFGIDIGLIYNNAKINANDENTQLHIENILNISNSDPESTVIVIRDITREDEGFNWRKAMYYLPGYEVYYLFDHENSGIDGNVSVWHGKDHSYNISKSSVEDIKLNSSTTKIIWVMSNETTFYQEVKDNFGVSRINLPNGMKLYCSYVGNQTSDIKISGFIFQH; encoded by the coding sequence ATGCCAAATTTATTTACACGTGCGCAAAAATTCAGATTAGATTTTTTAATCCCGTTGATTCTAGGTCTTTTAGTAATCATTACCAGACTCCCATTTACAAGCAAATTTCTCTATGAATGGGATTCAGTTAATTACTCCCTGGCATTTGAAAACTACAACATTCTGCAGCAGCAGCCGCATCCACCAGGTTACTTGCTGTATGTAGCTCTAGGAAAAGCTGTTAACTACCTATTCAATGATCCAAATATTAGTATGATATTTTTATCAATACTTTTCAGTATTTTAAGTGTTATCTTAGTCTATTTTATGGCTAAAGATATATTTTCCAGAAAAGCAGGCATCATAAGCTCATTATTACTAATATTCAATCCATTTATATGGTTTTACGGAGAAATTGCAAGTATATACATTTTCGAGGCATTTTTCAGTATTTTAATAGCTTATTCATCATATAAGCTTTTTAAAGGTAATGAAAAATTTATATACATTTCTGCATTTGTACTCGGCTTATCTGGAGGTTTTAGAACAGACATACTTGAATTTATGCTTCCTTTATGGATATTCTGCATATGGAGTGCCAGAATTTATTATACCAAAATTGTTAAAGGTCTGCTGATATTTGTTATTGCTCTATTATTATGGCTATTACCCTCAGTTATTTTAACTGGAGGCCTGGAAAGTTATATCCATATTTTAAGATACACTTCTGAAGCTGCAAGCTATACTTCTCTAATATTCGGTGCCAGTATCAGCCAGCAAATCCTAAATACAGGAGTCTGCATCATATGGTCATTAGTTGGACTTACACTCATAGGAATTTTAATTAGCGCACTCTTTTTAATTTATCACAGAGGAAATTTAAAATCTAAAGTCATTTATTATCTTAAAAAGCCTTTAAATACCTTCTTTCTACTATGGATCATTCCGTCTTTCCTATTTTACTTATTTATCTACATAGTAAAACCCGGATACTTACTGACAGTCCTGCCTGCAGTCATGATCCTATTAAGCTACATCATTATTCGTATTTCATCAGATATACACTTTAATTTCCCCAAAATATCCAAAAAGCATGCTTTAGGTTTTATATTACTAATTTATGTTATATCAAATACCATCTACTTTGTATATCCATATAATCTTCACAATGACCAAATCTGGGAAACACCTACCGATAAAATGGAAACAAATCAGGAAATCTGGTTTGGTATAGACATAGGTTTAATTTATAACAACGCTAAAATTAATGCAAACGATGAAAACACCCAGTTACACATTGAAAATATATTGAACATCTCAAATTCAGATCCAGAGAGCACTGTAATTGTTATTAGAGATATCACCAGGGAAGACGAAGGTTTCAACTGGAGAAAAGCAATGTATTATCTTCCAGGCTACGAAGTTTATTATCTATTTGACCATGAAAACTCGGGAATCGATGGTAATGTTTCTGTATGGCATGGTAAAGATCACAGCTACAATATCTCCAAATCTAGTGTCGAAGATATAAAATTAAACTCATCTACTACCAAGATCATCTGGGTAATGAGCAATGAAACCACATTTTATCAGGAAGTAAAAGATAACTTTGGAGTAAGCAGAATTAATCTCCCAAATGGCATGAAACTTTATTGTTCCTATGTTGGAAACCAGACTTCAGATATAAAAATCAGCGGTTTTATTTTCCAGCATTGA
- a CDS encoding HesA/MoeB/ThiF family protein: MPKRYEGMAYWEIVSRQMGVVTKSEQERFKGAKITVIGCGGIGGAATEMLVRMGIGNLRIIDKDAFDVSNINRQLMSSFYSVGKSKVGTTYETLKSINPFTNIEAIEEEVNEDNVERIVKDSDIVIDALDNLVTRITVSRHVRDLDIPFIHGAIHGTMGQVTVFTKDTPTYEEMFKLPSCGKELTDEVVKKIKDIGAEVPPVIGPVPNIVGCLQAFEAFKLITLEGEPIMAPDVLMFDLLNKEPFSVIKF, from the coding sequence ATGCCAAAAAGATATGAAGGGATGGCTTACTGGGAAATTGTAAGTAGACAAATGGGAGTTGTAACTAAATCAGAACAGGAAAGATTTAAAGGCGCTAAAATTACAGTTATAGGCTGCGGTGGGATCGGAGGTGCCGCAACAGAGATGCTTGTAAGGATGGGAATTGGAAATCTCAGGATAATCGATAAAGACGCTTTCGACGTTTCAAATATTAACCGCCAGCTTATGAGCAGTTTCTACAGTGTGGGAAAATCTAAAGTAGGGACAACTTACGAGACTTTAAAGTCAATAAATCCATTTACAAATATCGAAGCCATTGAAGAAGAAGTAAATGAGGATAATGTGGAAAGAATTGTTAAAGACAGCGATATTGTCATAGACGCTCTTGATAATTTAGTTACAAGAATTACAGTCAGCAGACATGTTCGTGATTTAGATATTCCATTTATTCACGGCGCAATTCATGGAACAATGGGACAGGTTACTGTTTTCACAAAGGACACTCCTACCTATGAAGAAATGTTTAAGCTGCCTTCATGCGGTAAAGAATTAACTGATGAAGTAGTTAAAAAAATAAAAGATATCGGTGCAGAAGTTCCACCTGTTATTGGTCCTGTTCCAAACATAGTTGGATGCTTACAGGCTTTTGAAGCTTTTAAACTTATTACATTAGAAGGAGAACCAATCATGGCACCCGATGTTTTAATGTTCGATTTACTTAATAAAGAGCCATTTTCAGTGATTAAATTCTAA
- a CDS encoding nitrite/sulfite reductase domain-containing protein, with amino-acid sequence MKENIPEKGASVQKDMETYAIIPYISGGIVDSAMLRKIADAADKYNIKIMKLTSEGRISLHGIREEDLDRVWEDLRMKPGGHLGKCVRPAKSCIGDICCKKGYQNSVGMSQKINEFYCGVPTPRKLKIAVSGCPNSCGESAVRDIGLIGTGKGWKLLVGGNCGIKPRIGKLLAKNLSDDEVIELIGRIIDYYSEQGVEKRVGAVIEKIGFKKFSQDVLG; translated from the coding sequence TTGAAAGAAAATATACCAGAAAAAGGAGCTTCTGTTCAAAAAGATATGGAAACATATGCTATTATTCCTTATATTTCGGGAGGCATAGTTGATTCTGCAATGTTAAGGAAAATAGCAGATGCAGCGGATAAGTATAATATTAAAATAATGAAATTGACCTCTGAAGGCAGGATATCTCTTCATGGAATTAGGGAAGAAGATTTAGACAGGGTATGGGAAGATTTGAGAATGAAACCTGGGGGACACCTTGGTAAATGTGTAAGACCTGCTAAATCTTGTATAGGTGATATCTGCTGTAAAAAAGGATATCAAAACAGTGTAGGGATGAGTCAGAAGATCAATGAATTTTATTGTGGGGTTCCAACTCCACGTAAACTTAAAATAGCTGTTTCGGGATGTCCAAATTCATGCGGTGAATCTGCTGTCCGTGATATTGGCTTAATTGGAACTGGTAAAGGTTGGAAACTGCTGGTTGGGGGAAATTGTGGAATTAAACCTCGAATTGGCAAGCTGCTGGCTAAAAACCTCTCGGATGATGAAGTAATTGAGTTAATAGGTAGAATAATAGATTATTACAGCGAACAGGGTGTTGAAAAGAGAGTAGGTGCAGTTATAGAAAAAATTGGATTTAAAAAATTCTCCCAAGATGTTTTGGGTTAA